In Episyrphus balteatus chromosome 4, idEpiBalt1.1, whole genome shotgun sequence, the sequence aaactttcagcatatgttggtattgatgtctgtagcaaaataatgggtggggaagtaatgaattatatggtttatttttttgccttataacgtggaccacactagTTTGCATGGATGATCTTGCTTTgacttttaatcaaaatataggtatcacaatttaaaaaaaatctttcctgAAAGCCAACTTGTTTATTTCAACCAGTTTTTACAAAAATCCTTCTGACTCATCGTTGTGGGCATTATTTAAGAAACATGTACACCTTAGCGAATCGCCAGATTTTCCGGGTTCGAATTGATCCAAAACagctccaattttttttagcatATCCCTGCTAAATGTTGCCTATCCTATCCAACATACTGGGCCTTACTTATTATCAAATTTAAAGCACACTTAAATATTTACCTGAATTGTAAATATTTCACCATACCAAAAcccaatttaatagtcaggttaaaTGCTAACtctcggttaaattttatagtcgggaaactgaactataaaatttaactgAGCGTTAGCTTTTAACCTGacttttaattggtttttggtatgatgaaatatgtatttaagtgagcttaaaatttgattattggtaaggcccacgtctaaaaccatttttacacgtaactttcggacgtaccgtcaagtatagagattctttctttagtcaTACTACGAGAATGTGGAACGCATTACTCGCCTCAGTTTTTCCCTCCCACTTTAATGTTCAGAACTTTAAAGCCAATGTACATCGGCTTCTGCTTTTAAATCTTTCCCACTTTCCCtaaagctcgtactgtgtttatatacatattaagggtacccaaaacccctttagtgcatgcaaattaaattaaaaaaaaaacctactgtGATTTGGCAAAGCAATTGggtaaaaacaactaaaaacaataaatgcTTGCTCTACAGAAAACACATTTTGCCAGTCATTCTTGTGCTGGACGAAGACCAAAAAAGGAGAGTTAGCAATGAACTCGatctttttgttaattttttttaaatgaattttaaattgtgaaataaagaataatattaaataataacaatGAACTTTTTCGAATCGAATCCGTGCTTTCGAGACAGCAACAAATACCGAATCATCGCGTATGAACGATATTTGCTGGATCACTCGTCGCCAGGAACATTTAAAAGTACTTTTTAAAAGTGGAAATATAAGTGATTGCTTCGGCTACAATATGCCCAGGCGAAAAGTATCGAAAACGCTTGGGGACGTTTTTAAAGATATTCCTTTGTACCGATTTAAAATTTAGTAGACACAGAAATTATTCCCAAGACATCATTTCCATTAATAtcttagtaaatttttttgacgCTGCAGTTTCTGTTTTATTAATTCATATTATTTAAACTGTAAAGAATGCAAACAAACTTGTTTGTATAAATGCTAAGTGCTCCATTAATTAACAGTCATATACAATTGTTTAATTTGTAAatgtaaaatacatatttcttgGCCCATTAATGAAATATACCTCATTATcagatttaaatgaaattgttttgtattttttgttttattattatttataaatgtgaaatacaaagataaaaattaaacaaaatagctTAACAAATATAGGAAAGTGTAAATTTAATCAGTATCGGAAATTCTTCCCtttagaaaaattcaaaatttatcacaAGAGAGCATTGCTAGTACCTTTTTTTGCAatctattaatatttttatttttcatcattttacgTAAAAGTTCGTGGTCACCTAATTTGTTGTTGTAACCTTACAGGTAGATCCACAACAATGTTCGTAAAGCCAATCGCTGCAGAACCTcctgaaatgtaaaaaaaaaacccttaaatacatttttcaattcaaaataaacatCCTCAAGGCttacaaaaattgttatatcttgcgtggaaaaatttttaaaaattcattatcATTAATTTTGCAAACTTTCCTAACTTTCCAAAAATTTCGGAATGcgattaaaaatataacaaacagCTTGTTaccaataattttaatattttaattaaatgtaagCAAAATTTGATAACGCGCCTTTAAAACCAACCATTAAGCCACATTAATACCCAACTCAATTATTTGATTGACAATGTCTGATTGAATATAAAgattgtattttattattaattttttttaataacaaccTATTTAAACTTCCCATACCTAGTTCCCTtaacaatatttgatttttgatttactTTCAGATTCTGGTATATGGCTATGGTAGCATGTTATCGTAACCGATCGACATGCCAATGGCACGCCTATGACCCAACTAGACTTAGCAATCGTGTACCTCTGACCGTTCGCAATGCGCACACAATCAACTATGACATTCGCCTTGTCAATGGCAATCCCAATCAATCGGCATCACATCCATTAACATTTCAATTCTCCTTCGATCAACAAAATCTATTGGAGATGTATTTGATATTCTTGTTGGTGTATCTAGTCCTGATACCGATGCAAATTTATGCAGTTCGATTGCAAAAACATCCGGTGACAAAACTTTTTACAATCAGCTTGATAAGTGAATTTGTAAGTTTGGCCTTCATAACAACCCATTTGATATATTTTGCAATCAATGGTATTGGACAACCTGATGTGGAGGCAGCGGGTGATATTTTGGATATTTTTAGCAGAGTAAGTGCATACATATTCAATTATGACGTGTGaatgtaatttattattattcgttgaaattcaattaaacgagtcatttcttttcttttcagaCATCATTTATGCTTATATTATTGTTATTGGCCAAAGGTTGGGCAGTGACCAGACagcaaattagtaaaactggtTGGATTATTCTTATGTCAATTTGGGTACCATATTGTGCGTTTCATGTGTTCCTATATATTTGGGATAGGGTaagtttattataataataaaatttattttacaatagAAAGGTAGAACTGGTACCTGTTTTTGAAAACATGTGTAAATCATAAGAATCATTCTTTTTATCTACGTACTAAAATCGTCAGTACGagcgatttcaatgcacacaaTTTTTCTGGAATTGATTTATTGCCTAGCAAAGAACAATCTAAACCTGTTTCATCtatcaaaagtttttcaaaagccTTAACACTATTATGGGTCACTTGTATTCCTTTAAAGTGTGGTCTGAAAACAATGATATAAAATAAGCCGCTTGGCCCTATTATTATCTCCTATCTTAAGAGGGCTTCTTCCTCGCTGGCCATATTATTAGACGCATTGTGGATTATTCATAAATTCATAGATTATAATAGGttatgccaaaaaagtgggtcccggaagtccgtctgtcagtctgagctacatcctaaacggatggaaCGATTGACttaaacttgctatgtagcattTTTAGaaactctccagaggggtttttggaattaatattttttggaccaaaaataacggtacttttcatataccgattttagtaaaattgaaattgctcagaaacggctccaacgattttgttaaaaaaattcatatgtaagttttaagacaaggtctatcttttaatgaaaacttttttttgaaaatcattattaacggtacctgccaatgaaccgttttttttttatccgatattctccgaaacggctgattcgatttcaacgaaactttttgtgaagaagcacttatataactcaaatataagccaaaaatgaaatttcgaaaaaattacacggtgtaacactcaaaatatacgcgggcggagacctatcaggttttgtagagctagtcgcactgaatacgaaacggtatttgaaaatcccctaacacccccaaaatctgaagttacgggcaaaaaacggttttttgaaccttcacccattgaaaaaattctagcttcgacaattttttacccattttcgatttttttacagtttctgatagaagataaatataccttttcaacaatgtataaaacatgtaactcggttaaaccacttagaatttataagctgtcaaagttcaaaaattccatttttttcgtcatttgcccaacttcggcatcaatttaaagtatatgttttcaaaagaacatgctatttaaaaaatatattcataaactatatctattttccaatcaaccgaggtattttttatgaaaatcactctaaaattggcttagaaaaaaaaatgttttcgatttcaacccagatacagaaattcgaacttttaggtatagaacaaaaatgttgtttcggcacgtagtaggataaccttgGCGCCAgaatttgataacgggtttttatagaggagctcagtacaaacatttttttctttggatggggggtctatctccccccatttaggtgggaggggcagttttctaaaaaaaaaattatcaaaataaaaaaaaattattaaaaaacaacggcaacacttacagtaataaatgataccatttccgaaaggaaaaattgtacatttgattcttatttttaaatcaatataacataaccaatagtttttgaaataatcgatttcaaagttaaaaataggcgaaaaaaaaaattttaaaaactcatttaatactatttttgtccagactgtgaattttaataaaaaaaatttgtacacacaaaactgcctcaattgattccttatcgaacagtgaaaactatatgtttctatgtcttctagttttcgagaaaattgaaaaataaaaacaaataaaaacaaaaaatattttgaaaaaagaaaaatctgataaaatatttttttaattttctcataaactagaagacatagaaacatatagttttcactgttcgataaggaatcaactaaggcagttttctgtatgaatattttttttactaaaattcatagtctggacaaaaatagtataaaatgagtttaaaaaaattttttttcgcctatttttatttttgaaatcgattatttcaaaaactattggttatgttatattgatttaaaaataagaatcaaatgtacaatttttattttcggaaatggtatcatttattactgtaagtgttgccgttgttttttaataatttttttttattttgataatttttttttagaaaactgcccctcccacctaaatggggggagatagaccccccatccaaagaaaaaaatgtttgtactgagctcctctataaaaacccgttatcaaatcctggcgccaaggttatcctactacgtgccgaaacaacatttttgttctatacctaaaagttcgaatttctgtatctgggttgaaatcgaaaaaatttttttttctaagccaattttagagtgattttcataaaaaatacctcgattgattggaaaatagatatagtttatgaatatattttttaaatagcatgttgttttgaaaacatatactttaaattgatgccgaagttgggcaaatgacgaaaaaaatggaatttttgaactttgacagcttataaattctaagtggtttaaccgagttacatgttttatacattgttgaaaaggtatatttatcttctatcagaaactgtaaaaaaatcgaaaatgggtaaaaaattgtcgaagctagaattttttcaatgggtgaaggtccaaaaaaccgttttttgcccgtaacttcagattttgggggtgttaggggattttcaaataccgtttcgtattcagtgcgactagctctacaaaacctgataggtctccgcccgcgtatattttgaaacctcatttttgtaacaccgtgttattttttggatctttaaaaaaattttgaaattttttttttaaataaaattttcgaaaacatgacattgtatttttttgaaattttgtttttaaatgttgattagtgttttttacaaaatggcataccaattttattttaaaactttttttccaaaaaattatttataaaaaattagttttttaaaaaacggctctaacgattttgaattttttttttctaaaaatccaccttaatatatcaatcaaaaatgCATGCTTGTTTTGgaaggcaatttgatttcagattttgttttattttttttaaaaaaacaaatttaatgttttttttttgcgcctTGTACATAGTACCTATGTACATTTCccaaatcttatatataaaaatgagttcatttagtgtgtgtggccgataaactcgcttttggctggtccgattttggtaattttttttttgtttgaaaggtattaatgtgtagatggtttgtatacaaaaaaaataatacctttcctcgcatctttacatagctgtcaatttgtacgagtaaaaaaacactctcacttaaaaaaaaaaaaactaagcttaatttgtaaacaaatttattagacaggctttcaaaataattattatcgtttaaggcctgattttgacaacatttgcgtACATGTACAGATTTTGTTGTGTCATGCTGTGGATATGTATTTAGGTATGTATGCAAAAAAAGAAcgattaaattctatttttttttatcaaaagaagTTCAATTCTGAGGAGTACCTACTTTCAACTTCGTGATGCCATTAATGATGGTAATGTTAATGATATTGGTCAGTTCACTATTTTgctaaaattttgtacagaaatttgaattacaccattagaaagatactaaaaaaaaataggcgtctcatacggatttttttcatagaccctgtacttttaaatatgaatttttgaaaaaaacaaggaatttttaaaaaactgcgaaaaattttaaattaataggacatatgatttttaattatgcgcatgcatgtgcaaataattgaatttttaaaatgatttttgaccgaataacgggaaaaacaagtttttttgttccaatttttttggccgtttttaactgttttttatttttatctttttttcttcaacatataaatgaatgaaatttactttgtagatagataataagcAAGACTataattgtatatttgtatcaaaatgtaaacacaatcttgaataacggtaaaataaagttctatttttcaacacgtcaCATCTTTTGATTGAGAGcacataaaaattgtatttaactttattgagcatcttgatgatattacctttcatttgatcgCACATAGCCGTACATCAACTACAAGCTacataatgttaaattaaaaacttgagaaatacctaaaaacacctgtggagatcggttgatcatgaccagccaccagtggtggtgaccagtgtgggaagtaccgtaatctcagtttgaacttttgatatggttggctttaaaaaattcttactttttttgtaggcatcgtagaaatatcattaaaacgtcatgtgaaaggtgaaataataggctttcacatgatctaaaatttattataggttgtcatcgaaaaaattgatttatagcatgagaaaataaagtatatgtttttttttgtttttattaagagaaaattaaattgattctcTCCATTGCATCCATGTTGCTTACAAtcaattttgagaaattcacATAACGCCATGCTTTTCATAGCGTAGGAATAGCTTGCCGAGCGAACCACGCTCATGCACATTATGGGGTAGAATATTTCCGCTGACTCGCACAtgatttacgaaaaaatttaactatatgtaggtaccaaaaagagagatcaaaatattttctaaagtcGAGTAAAAATGGGCGTAAGAAAGGGCAGGCTAAATAGCATACACattattcaaatttataaaGAGCCGTTAAAGTGCGATATTGATAATAGGGTGTATTTGCAAAACGCTGATATTTTAAAGTGCCGTAACAAGCCGTATTGaaatatttatggaaaaaacGTTTGAAAGAGTTAATAACTTTgcattgtgaaattttgtgtggtgcAGCATTGTAGTGCATGTAGTGAGCATTTTACTTAGGctactttttgctaaaagtttaaaagtgaatatttttagactcattttacgaacttttaaagttttaatccccttttttttgttcattacaaagtcgaaaattggaaataaatacaagaaatggcggaacgaagtccgccgggtcagctagtttctatataaaaagtcttaaaaatttaaacaaattgaactctaagagcaaattatttatttatgtttgacACCTTTTAACCATGTGCAAGAGAATTTGTAGaataatttccatatttttcaaaataccattaaatagtttttttttttcaattaatatgatcttattaataaatattaggAAATAAAGTAAATTATACAAATAGATCCAATGAACTGCAATAAAATGCTTAAAACAGtggttaattttgattttgtttcaaAGGTCTACAAGTGCGTCTAATAATATGGCCAGAGACTGCGGAGAGAGCAGCCCAGTGCTTGCAGGCTATCCTATATCCACTTGGTGGTACTGAGGAATGAGACCAAGACTTTGATCTTTGATGGTGAGAGCTTATCTATGTCACTGAAAAAATCACTCTCCAGGGAGATTACTCTCTTCTTAGCCAAGGCAAGACATTAGCATAGAGAAAGAAATACCTTCTCCTTTTCCTGTTGGTCCAAACAACTACGGCAGTAAGTATTGTGTTTCCATCCTTGCCGCATATTCTCTAATCGGCCAAAACCCTTTGCACAGCTGCACCCGATATTGACTTGAAGGTGTAGAGGTAAAAGATGAAAAAGAACACTTAGTGCCTCAGTTGGACTCTGCACTTTCTTGAGTTTTATGATTTATGTTTTGCTTTGTTAAGATTTGGGACAGAAGAAAGTTAtggattttggttttagttgtagAAAGCATCAGTTCCGTTTTACTTTTGTTGACCCCTAGACCACAGCCCTTAGCCCATTTGCTTACTTTCTTTAAAACCATGTGAGTGATTTCGCTAATAACGGGTAAAAACTCTCCTGATGAAAGACTAACCAGTATCTTCTGCGGTGGTATGGTTAGAAGTcgatttttttctgataaaagtTCGCTGACATCAAATATTATCGTAATATTCGATCTTCAAGGTGACAGAatacataatatgtatatatgGCTAGTTAGAACATTTGTTAACATCCAAGTGacattttgatcaaatttgatgctcatttttcatcaaattactTAGTACAAAAGTAGCCAAAGACATATTGAACACTTTCTGTATTTCTAATCTTAAAACCTAGGACACAGATCAAGCTGAATTTTAggtgaaattttgaaagatttgatGGAAAACTCTTTCGGTCCGCCGAAATATTTAGTTGCCACAAACAACTCTACCTCGGTAATCTTTTCCGAAAACGATTTTGGCGATCGTATTGTAACTCTAAGTTTTATGTTTGCTGTCTCCGTTAGTACGgcgttaaacttaattttatctgttttctttaaatttaaatatttcagaCGGAAATCGATGTTACATCAGACATTGACGAATACCAGACTTGGCCTGGATGGATAGTCCTTATACTTCGGTAATTATTTAACATAAAACATTTCTTTAagtttgtttaatatttaattaactTTTAGGACATCTTTTATGATGTGGTTCCTATATGAACTACGCAACACAATGAAATATGAACACTCAACAAAGAAATTAGATTTTCTTTTGCATCTGGGTGCCTCCAGTTTGGTGTGGTTCATTTATTTGCCAATTGTAGCGGTAGTCGCTTTACAAGTCAATTCCATGTGGAGAGATAAACTTTTACTAGGCATTACAAATTCAGCTGATTGTCTAGCTTATTGTATTATGACAGGACTCCTGTGGCCAAATCGTTCAGGTCAGTATCTCTTACTGGCTGGATCACATTACTCaggtatgtacttttttttttgtttgtattgaatattaaaaagtcatcagtttaattttttaattcaacaggTATGGATGAATTGGATGAGTTTAATGAAGCTCCGCACATAATTCGCGAACGCGAACGTCGTCGCAACTCACCCGACGCAGTTATTGCCACAAATGGTACAGGAGCTGTTGTCGCAGCTGCCAATAATTTCCCACTAAATGGTGAAATATGTACCGATCTCCTTGAAGGAGAAGATCTTGACGCAGAGCTATTAACTGATTTACACAAAAATAGTCACGTAATAGCATAGGTTTAGTCAcaactaaaatgaaaaaaaaaaagatattcatatttaaaaaa encodes:
- the LOC129918503 gene encoding integral membrane protein GPR180 produces the protein MSQFAQQIFYFFAFLFILQTCLTLCEATRIIGDFHTDEFFKFIVKFGFQKAETHSQRDSFGYIYGNITSEDSFNVPVTLAVLDRSSFLEFYGNRSYYDRELACQRMFARIQNLAYDSDCNSHAKTDYLRKIPCQKGELCTDEDSPSNVVPGYQFTYVISDLTQPRFWYMAMVACYRNRSTCQWHAYDPTRLSNRVPLTVRNAHTINYDIRLVNGNPNQSASHPLTFQFSFDQQNLLEMYLIFLLVYLVLIPMQIYAVRLQKHPVTKLFTISLISEFVSLAFITTHLIYFAINGIGQPDVEAAGDILDIFSRTSFMLILLLLAKGWAVTRQQISKTGWIILMSIWVPYCAFHVFLYIWDRTEIDVTSDIDEYQTWPGWIVLILRTSFMMWFLYELRNTMKYEHSTKKLDFLLHLGASSLVWFIYLPIVAVVALQVNSMWRDKLLLGITNSADCLAYCIMTGLLWPNRSGQYLLLAGSHYSGMDELDEFNEAPHIIRERERRRNSPDAVIATNGTGAVVAAANNFPLNGEICTDLLEGEDLDAELLTDLHKNSHVIA